A stretch of the Bacillus licheniformis DSM 13 = ATCC 14580 genome encodes the following:
- a CDS encoding HpcH/HpaI aldolase/citrate lyase family protein, producing the protein MQYFDFLSASQKEDVFFKLPGTVTKDSPKRILEYALGAALYVPGNRKDIADVIINNKYPELCSVVFCLEDSIGDCEVLQAENNLVSQADMIYQAQKLQNINSDVLPLMFIRVREPEQMLELGNKLGRALHLFAGFVFPKFSMLNAEHYLDTLTKLSQESGIVLYGMPIFETPDLLAMETRAKALQELKSTLGFYQDIILNIRIGATDLCGLYGLRRKPETPIYDILVISDFIKDIVNYFGLQFVISGPVWEYFGDASRTVPPFAPNWAEAGESSLVINRYMDGLINETLLDLANGIHGKSVIHPSQIKAVQSLHVISMEDYLDALSIVESADGTRGVVKSSFSNKMIEIKPYLSWAKKILLKAEIYGVYHENRSYTDILRASKPFSNLGSFGS; encoded by the coding sequence GTGCAATACTTTGATTTTTTATCCGCCTCTCAAAAAGAAGATGTCTTTTTCAAACTGCCGGGTACGGTTACAAAGGACTCTCCGAAGCGCATTCTCGAGTATGCGCTTGGAGCTGCGCTCTATGTTCCGGGGAACCGAAAAGATATAGCAGATGTCATCATCAATAACAAGTATCCAGAACTGTGCTCGGTCGTTTTTTGCCTTGAAGATTCGATCGGCGATTGTGAGGTTCTACAGGCTGAAAACAATCTTGTCAGTCAGGCCGATATGATTTATCAGGCGCAAAAACTGCAGAACATCAACAGCGATGTGCTGCCGCTGATGTTTATCCGAGTGCGGGAACCTGAGCAGATGCTCGAATTGGGCAACAAGCTCGGCCGCGCGCTTCACTTGTTTGCCGGATTCGTATTTCCGAAGTTTTCGATGTTGAATGCAGAGCACTACCTTGATACTTTAACGAAGCTGTCGCAAGAATCCGGCATTGTGCTATACGGAATGCCGATCTTTGAGACACCTGATCTGCTGGCGATGGAAACGAGGGCAAAGGCGCTGCAGGAATTAAAATCAACGCTTGGCTTTTATCAGGATATCATTCTGAATATCAGAATCGGGGCGACTGATTTGTGCGGTCTCTACGGCTTAAGAAGAAAACCGGAAACGCCGATTTACGACATTTTGGTCATCTCTGATTTCATCAAAGATATCGTCAATTATTTCGGCTTGCAATTCGTGATTTCGGGGCCTGTCTGGGAGTACTTTGGAGATGCTTCGCGAACGGTTCCGCCTTTTGCGCCGAATTGGGCTGAGGCGGGGGAATCTTCGCTTGTGATCAATCGGTATATGGACGGATTGATCAATGAAACGCTTCTTGACCTGGCCAACGGCATTCACGGAAAAAGCGTGATTCATCCGTCACAAATAAAAGCGGTCCAAAGCCTGCATGTTATATCAATGGAGGATTATCTGGATGCCTTAAGCATCGTCGAAAGTGCCGACGGCACCCGCGGCGTTGTAAAAAGTTCTTTCTCAAATAAAATGATCGAAATCAAGCCGTACCTTAGCTGGGCCAAAAAAATATTATTAAAGGCTGAAATCTACGGGGTATATCATGAAAACCGCAGCTATACGGATATACTTAGAGCGTCCAAACCGTTTTCAAACCTTGGATCGTTCGGGAGTTAG
- a CDS encoding TerD family protein translates to MAISLEKGQRIDLTKGKAGLSKILVGLGWDPVASGSGGFFGKLFGGGTPNIDCDASVLMLENGRVTENKNVIYFGNLRSRCGSIEHTGDNLTGEGSGDDEQIIVDLQKVPSHIHKLVFVVNIYDCVKRSQHFGMIENAFIRIVNMNDRSEMVKYNLRDDYSGRTSLIAGEIYRDGAEWKFTAVGEGTNDTSITEIVKRYA, encoded by the coding sequence TTGGCTATTTCTTTAGAGAAAGGTCAGCGGATTGATTTAACAAAAGGAAAAGCGGGGCTTTCGAAGATTTTAGTCGGTCTCGGCTGGGATCCGGTAGCGTCCGGAAGCGGCGGTTTTTTTGGAAAGCTGTTTGGGGGAGGAACCCCGAATATTGATTGTGACGCATCCGTGCTGATGCTGGAAAACGGAAGAGTCACAGAGAACAAGAACGTCATTTATTTCGGAAACTTGAGGAGCAGATGCGGCAGCATCGAACATACCGGAGATAATCTGACAGGCGAAGGCAGCGGAGATGATGAACAAATCATTGTAGATTTGCAAAAAGTTCCTTCGCATATTCATAAGCTTGTCTTTGTCGTGAATATATACGATTGCGTGAAACGAAGCCAGCATTTCGGAATGATCGAAAATGCCTTTATACGCATCGTCAACATGAATGATCGCAGTGAGATGGTCAAGTACAATCTGCGGGACGATTATTCTGGGCGGACAAGCCTGATTGCGGGCGAAATTTACCGTGACGGCGCCGAGTGGAAATTCACCGCTGTCGGAGAAGGCACAAACGATACGAGCATTACGGAAATCGTTAAACGCTACGCCTGA
- a CDS encoding ABC transporter ATP-binding protein, with protein MLTVERLTKKFSNGKGIFDLSFHVQKGEVFGFLGPNGAGKSTTIRHIMGFMKPDQGDIKVNGMDVLKQQGDIQRHIGYLPGEIAFIEGMTGKQFLDFMADMHGLKDTAKRNDLIERLQFDVHTPIRKMSKGMKQKVGIVAAFMHSPEVIILDEPTSGLDPLMQKVFIEIVLEEKAKGTTFLMSSHSFPEIERTCDRAAIIKDGIIIAVKDIHELQSMQRKVFEVTFENTGDIPAFMNSSLQIESRTDNRVKVAVLGNHDQFIKETAKYHIRHIDASSQSLEEIFMNYYNRKGTAQ; from the coding sequence ATGCTTACAGTTGAACGGCTCACGAAGAAGTTTTCCAATGGCAAAGGTATCTTTGATCTTTCTTTTCATGTTCAAAAAGGTGAAGTTTTTGGGTTTTTAGGGCCGAACGGAGCCGGAAAATCGACGACCATCCGACATATCATGGGGTTTATGAAGCCTGATCAAGGCGACATTAAAGTAAACGGAATGGATGTTTTGAAGCAGCAGGGCGATATTCAGCGGCATATCGGCTATCTCCCCGGAGAGATTGCATTTATCGAAGGAATGACGGGAAAACAATTTCTCGATTTCATGGCAGACATGCACGGCTTAAAAGATACAGCCAAGCGCAATGATCTTATTGAACGGCTCCAGTTCGATGTTCATACTCCGATCAGAAAAATGTCAAAAGGAATGAAGCAAAAGGTCGGGATTGTCGCCGCCTTTATGCACAGCCCCGAAGTGATTATTCTTGATGAACCGACATCAGGCCTCGATCCGCTGATGCAAAAAGTATTTATTGAAATCGTCCTCGAAGAAAAAGCGAAAGGAACGACGTTTTTAATGTCTTCCCACAGCTTTCCGGAAATCGAAAGAACCTGTGACAGAGCAGCCATTATAAAAGACGGCATCATCATTGCCGTCAAGGATATTCATGAACTGCAGTCGATGCAGCGAAAAGTATTTGAAGTCACATTTGAAAACACGGGCGACATTCCCGCCTTCATGAATTCAAGTCTGCAAATTGAGTCCCGGACGGACAACCGCGTCAAAGTGGCCGTTTTAGGGAACCATGATCAATTTATTAAAGAAACCGCCAAATATCACATTCGGCACATTGATGCTTCATCACAAAGCTTGGAAGAAATTTTTATGAACTACTATAACAGAAAGGGGACAGCGCAATGA
- a CDS encoding TetR/AcrR family transcriptional regulator encodes MNGFEKRALLIKEKIKKTALDMLKTWEPKRIRITDIAKEANVSQVTIYNYFGSKEALLKEVFKDYIDQSISEFEEYMNKDISVKEKIELMILQKRAANNQKFALTVIKEVMIEDSEIMDYVKQQYDEKIIPLMLQMIEEGHRTGEISSKITAESFLIFMNMIIEHSKTLGKAFEKNRKFTEEMLHIFFYGLCGRP; translated from the coding sequence ATGAACGGATTTGAAAAAAGGGCTTTGCTGATTAAGGAGAAGATCAAAAAGACGGCTTTGGATATGCTCAAAACATGGGAGCCAAAGCGCATCCGGATAACCGATATCGCAAAAGAGGCAAACGTTTCGCAGGTGACGATTTATAATTACTTTGGAAGCAAAGAAGCGCTCCTGAAAGAGGTTTTTAAAGATTATATCGATCAGTCCATCAGCGAGTTTGAAGAATATATGAACAAAGATATTTCTGTTAAAGAAAAAATTGAATTGATGATTTTGCAAAAAAGGGCAGCCAATAATCAAAAATTCGCTTTAACGGTCATCAAAGAGGTGATGATCGAAGACAGTGAAATTATGGATTATGTGAAGCAGCAATACGATGAAAAAATCATTCCCCTTATGCTCCAAATGATTGAAGAAGGTCATCGGACAGGCGAAATCTCTTCCAAAATCACCGCGGAAAGCTTTCTCATCTTTATGAATATGATCATTGAACATTCAAAAACATTGGGTAAAGCCTTTGAAAAAAACAGGAAGTTTACAGAGGAAATGCTGCACATTTTCTTCTATGGCTTGTGCGGCAGACCGTAG
- a CDS encoding DUF4188 domain-containing protein, producing MGKTIINKPFTAAPEDEVVVFVIGMRVNKWHAVHKWWPVFTAMPPMIKELYQNKNLGFLAMESFINFRTICLIQYWRSFEDLTAYAKGDKHMAAWRRFYQKTAASGAVGIYHETYSVPKGRYEAFYHNMPVFGLAKAYGHQPVTRGTKTAEQRMRGTEII from the coding sequence ATGGGTAAAACGATCATCAACAAGCCTTTTACGGCCGCCCCTGAAGATGAAGTCGTTGTATTTGTGATCGGGATGAGAGTAAACAAGTGGCATGCTGTTCATAAATGGTGGCCGGTTTTTACCGCCATGCCCCCTATGATAAAGGAGCTTTATCAAAACAAAAACCTCGGCTTTTTAGCAATGGAATCATTCATCAATTTCAGGACGATTTGTCTTATTCAATATTGGCGTTCTTTCGAAGATTTGACAGCATATGCAAAGGGTGATAAACATATGGCGGCTTGGCGCCGTTTTTATCAGAAAACAGCCGCATCAGGCGCTGTCGGCATCTATCATGAAACGTATTCGGTTCCAAAAGGGCGCTATGAGGCTTTTTACCATAACATGCCGGTGTTCGGCTTGGCAAAAGCGTACGGACATCAACCTGTCACCCGCGGAACCAAAACTGCTGAACAGCGAATGCGGGGAACTGAAATAATCTGA
- a CDS encoding TerD family protein produces the protein MAISLAKGQKIDLTKTNPGLSKVVVGLGWDVNQYDGGADFDLDASVFLLNAEGKCSSEKDFIFYNQTEGAGGAVIHTGDNRTGEGEGDDEQVKINLNAVPADIQKISFVITIHEAEARRQNFGQVSNAYVRVINEDSNEELIRYDLGEDFSIETALITGELYRHGGEWKFSAIGSGYQGGLARIATDFGLQVG, from the coding sequence ATGGCAATTTCATTAGCAAAAGGACAAAAAATCGATTTAACAAAAACAAATCCCGGATTGTCGAAAGTTGTCGTCGGCCTTGGCTGGGATGTCAATCAATATGACGGCGGTGCTGATTTTGACCTGGATGCTAGCGTGTTCCTGCTCAACGCAGAAGGCAAGTGCTCTTCTGAAAAGGACTTTATTTTCTATAATCAGACCGAGGGCGCAGGCGGAGCTGTCATACATACAGGCGACAATCGGACAGGGGAAGGCGAAGGAGACGATGAGCAGGTAAAAATCAATTTGAATGCAGTGCCGGCCGATATTCAAAAGATTTCTTTTGTGATTACGATTCATGAAGCGGAGGCTCGCCGCCAAAATTTCGGACAGGTGTCAAATGCTTACGTTCGCGTGATCAATGAAGACTCGAACGAAGAGTTAATCCGCTATGATCTGGGTGAAGATTTCTCGATTGAAACAGCGCTGATCACGGGAGAGCTGTACCGCCACGGAGGGGAATGGAAGTTCTCAGCGATCGGCTCAGGCTATCAAGGCGGGCTGGCGAGGATCGCCACCGATTTCGGCCTGCAGGTCGGCTGA
- a CDS encoding PadR family transcriptional regulator: MTKRNHTTYALLGLITAGYRTGYEMKRMIDQSLNHFWKISYGQIYPALRQLTEAGWAAASPALSDKKQDRKEYMITAEGQKALQSWLEEPINDIASEKNEFLLKLFFSKEESREKTALKVKEYQQKLEERLEAYKAIEQSILSCSSHSKDREYWLFTLDYGKRTTSAGIEWCEATINRLNGKEGTNG, encoded by the coding sequence ATGACAAAAAGAAATCACACGACTTACGCGCTGCTTGGATTGATTACGGCCGGCTACCGAACGGGTTACGAAATGAAACGAATGATCGACCAAAGTTTGAATCATTTTTGGAAAATCAGCTACGGGCAAATTTATCCCGCACTGCGTCAATTAACGGAAGCAGGCTGGGCCGCGGCTTCTCCGGCGCTCTCGGACAAAAAGCAGGACAGAAAAGAGTACATGATTACCGCTGAAGGTCAAAAAGCGCTGCAGAGCTGGCTTGAAGAACCGATCAATGACATCGCTTCAGAAAAAAACGAGTTTTTGCTGAAGCTGTTTTTCAGCAAGGAAGAATCGCGGGAGAAAACCGCTTTGAAAGTGAAGGAGTACCAACAAAAGCTTGAAGAACGGCTTGAAGCATATAAAGCAATCGAGCAGTCAATTCTTTCGTGCAGCTCCCATTCAAAGGACAGAGAGTACTGGCTTTTCACGTTGGATTATGGAAAACGCACCACCTCGGCCGGAATTGAATGGTGTGAGGCCACAATCAATCGGCTGAATGGAAAGGAAGGGACCAATGGGTAA
- a CDS encoding YceG family protein — translation MNQEINIQNALVNDDEWKQIIKKPLPERTPYEKNSHLTISRLAGRILGTPHDETDYYIYLHELYASGDVHVLSETLDKTISPERFQAIQRIHMVNQKEKGLSVNRFAAFLDGEQLIPKHPDPAMHRHLRKALIEVLQLFQSFHEKGLNDPDFRRVLLDLVKWMGNHLEKWLKGADCETAMPKVVWYGDTTKSQRYFLYYLMLVGCDVLLFHPEGKDEFRQLDPEQKLSFVFTYPDTSALEPFPTEKPQRKATVAYRSAKELDTVLHNEDSLMYKPWQFREHTPASVTLKTTYDELFLIAKERAFIRPNFQASKSTVNIPNLFAMVMGVSSNEKEYWDRLQTLTEYKESHTIRRFPFTKEETSNYQFHYSDALDQTGMIDPGRLMESNIWRYKHLPEGVQRGIAQAVSRMCKSPKMLALNNEKTADVQLYLFTQAVQLPAALLNMIQTFDYSQTVPKLILYHTEQTGTLTRSDAAALLLLNEIGIDIIIYNPPGHKCIDHYIDRQHFDTHWLDEMSFNQEFKEPSIVRKFINKIF, via the coding sequence ATGAATCAAGAGATTAATATTCAAAACGCCCTGGTCAATGATGATGAATGGAAGCAGATCATCAAGAAGCCGCTCCCGGAGAGAACCCCGTATGAAAAAAACAGTCATTTGACGATAAGCCGTCTGGCGGGACGGATTCTTGGAACTCCGCACGATGAAACGGATTACTACATATATCTCCATGAGCTGTATGCGTCCGGTGATGTGCATGTGTTAAGCGAGACGCTTGATAAGACCATTTCTCCGGAAAGGTTTCAGGCCATACAGCGGATCCATATGGTGAACCAGAAAGAAAAAGGACTTTCCGTCAATCGGTTTGCCGCTTTTCTTGACGGGGAGCAGCTGATTCCTAAGCACCCTGATCCCGCTATGCACCGGCATTTAAGGAAGGCGCTTATCGAAGTGCTGCAGCTGTTTCAGTCCTTTCATGAAAAAGGATTGAACGATCCGGATTTTCGCCGGGTCCTCCTTGACCTTGTCAAATGGATGGGCAACCATTTGGAGAAGTGGCTGAAAGGGGCCGACTGCGAAACGGCGATGCCGAAAGTGGTTTGGTACGGGGACACCACCAAAAGCCAACGGTATTTTTTATACTATTTGATGCTTGTCGGATGCGATGTGCTGCTGTTTCATCCGGAGGGAAAAGACGAATTTCGCCAGCTTGATCCCGAGCAAAAGCTTTCTTTTGTCTTCACATACCCGGACACGTCTGCATTAGAGCCGTTCCCGACTGAAAAGCCCCAGCGCAAAGCAACGGTGGCGTACCGTTCCGCGAAGGAGCTGGATACTGTCCTGCACAATGAGGATTCGCTAATGTACAAACCTTGGCAGTTCAGGGAGCATACTCCGGCCTCTGTGACTTTGAAGACAACATATGATGAACTGTTTTTAATTGCGAAGGAACGAGCCTTTATCAGACCTAATTTTCAGGCGTCTAAATCAACGGTTAACATTCCGAATTTATTCGCGATGGTCATGGGCGTCTCCAGCAATGAAAAAGAGTACTGGGACCGTCTGCAGACACTGACGGAGTATAAGGAGTCGCATACGATCCGGCGCTTCCCGTTTACAAAGGAAGAGACGTCGAATTATCAATTCCATTACAGCGATGCGCTTGATCAAACGGGGATGATCGATCCAGGCCGTTTAATGGAGAGCAATATATGGCGCTACAAGCATCTGCCTGAGGGAGTACAGCGAGGCATTGCCCAAGCGGTTTCCAGGATGTGCAAAAGCCCGAAGATGCTGGCTTTGAACAATGAAAAGACAGCCGATGTACAGCTGTATTTGTTTACCCAAGCGGTACAGCTTCCGGCAGCGCTATTGAATATGATTCAGACATTTGACTATTCACAGACCGTGCCGAAGCTGATCTTGTATCACACGGAACAGACGGGGACACTCACCCGGTCGGACGCGGCCGCCTTGCTTTTGTTAAATGAAATCGGCATTGACATTATCATCTATAATCCGCCGGGCCATAAGTGTATTGACCACTATATCGACAGGCAGCACTTTGATACCCATTGGCTTGATGAAATGTCCTTCAACCAGGAGTTTAAAGAGCCGTCAATCGTCCGGAAGTTCATCAATAAAATCTTTTAA
- a CDS encoding TerC family protein, with protein MDLFHHIMSIYASFFDWEMWVEVLTDPVSWGLIGSLVVLEGLLSADNALVLAVMVKHLPEKQRKKALTYGLIGAYFFRFLFIGLGMILIKFWWIKLLGAAYLAWLVIKHFFIGEGDDEANAIKKDSWMVRVFGVFWATVISVELMDLAFSVDSILAAFAVSEKVWVLLIGGMLGILMMRTVAKFFLTLIDKVPELETTAFVLIGIIALKMAASVWHIEMPHSVFFIILIIAFAATFIIHYMNKQKAVKEQTAASKEE; from the coding sequence GTGGATTTATTTCATCATATTATGTCAATTTACGCCTCATTTTTCGATTGGGAAATGTGGGTGGAAGTATTAACGGACCCTGTTTCCTGGGGGCTGATCGGCTCGCTGGTCGTGCTGGAGGGGCTTTTATCTGCGGATAACGCCCTCGTTCTCGCCGTCATGGTGAAGCACCTTCCGGAAAAACAACGCAAAAAAGCGTTGACATACGGTTTAATCGGGGCCTACTTCTTTAGATTTCTATTCATTGGACTCGGTATGATCCTGATTAAATTCTGGTGGATCAAACTGCTCGGAGCCGCATATCTGGCATGGCTCGTCATCAAGCACTTCTTCATCGGTGAGGGCGATGATGAAGCAAACGCCATCAAAAAAGACAGCTGGATGGTACGCGTTTTCGGGGTCTTCTGGGCGACTGTCATTTCGGTAGAGCTCATGGACCTTGCATTTTCGGTCGACAGCATCCTGGCGGCATTTGCCGTATCTGAAAAGGTATGGGTGCTTCTGATCGGCGGCATGCTCGGCATCTTGATGATGAGAACCGTTGCGAAATTCTTCTTGACGCTGATTGACAAAGTGCCTGAACTTGAAACAACGGCCTTTGTTTTAATCGGAATCATCGCACTGAAAATGGCTGCGAGTGTATGGCATATTGAAATGCCGCACAGCGTCTTCTTTATCATTCTGATTATTGCTTTTGCCGCAACATTTATCATTCACTATATGAACAAGCAAAAAGCTGTAAAAGAGCAAACGGCGGCTTCAAAGGAAGAATAA
- a CDS encoding DUF2207 domain-containing protein, whose protein sequence is MKHSFFFFMFIAFFLVTGFSEAGKSFSIERADIRATVKENGDLSVEEVYRYDFKGSFEGATRSFSEETASRLKNFKAYLLPDHRRKGGQAIPLKTKKEDGTYFAYSASKDETKNVMFRYVIEDAAQKFEDTSILIHSFYQKANTDFGRVKIEVRLPDSVKARDIHAFLREKGNGKITKVNDSSVTYETGLYRAGTGSELRIYFPQSALKEAVRHPSYQTKDELLKEERDEAKRYAERDERIAGAERMILIFSGIVGFMVIMAVMLSFLKKRRRAMLSFEELESFDPVLVAFLYKKGRFTDRDLLAGLLSLYQRGLVTMQKVQAEERFLDDPKAPDDTYEFEFSGSKADLPKPDQLLIEKLFEQTGSDTYMFRLDSLSGPTEEECKHKEQLGKYERKRIILQNVVQKWTESVRQAPEFRELFQENRWLRMLSLSLLSVHTGLLLFILYADVVHQAGFMAACVIFGFALSAGIVLAKSKLYTILFLAGLFLASVFTDSVHTILYYGICVGLSILLIAFIPAVKESRYASICRRSILSWRNHLRKEDLFSGRSLSQNEKTMIFAIVLEVEDESAVWLNQSANRLDYASPVLGMAAAGCLHYPFYSWQLPDSQQHAGAYDAGGSGAGGGDGAGAF, encoded by the coding sequence ATGAAGCACTCCTTTTTCTTTTTTATGTTCATTGCCTTTTTTCTCGTCACTGGTTTTTCTGAAGCAGGCAAATCCTTTTCGATCGAGCGGGCTGATATACGCGCAACAGTAAAAGAAAACGGCGATTTAAGTGTAGAGGAAGTTTACAGATACGATTTTAAAGGTTCTTTTGAAGGGGCGACAAGATCGTTCAGCGAAGAAACCGCGAGCCGCCTGAAGAATTTTAAAGCCTATCTCCTTCCCGACCACCGGAGAAAAGGCGGTCAAGCCATCCCGTTAAAGACAAAGAAGGAAGACGGGACTTATTTTGCTTATTCGGCATCAAAGGATGAAACGAAAAATGTGATGTTTCGCTATGTGATCGAAGATGCCGCACAAAAGTTTGAAGATACGTCGATTTTGATCCATTCATTTTACCAAAAGGCAAATACCGATTTCGGCCGCGTAAAGATTGAAGTGCGCCTGCCTGATTCGGTAAAGGCACGGGATATTCATGCGTTTTTGCGTGAAAAAGGAAACGGAAAGATTACGAAGGTGAACGATTCATCGGTCACCTATGAGACAGGACTCTATCGCGCAGGCACGGGCTCCGAGCTGAGGATATATTTTCCGCAAAGCGCCTTGAAGGAGGCGGTCCGGCACCCTTCTTACCAGACAAAGGATGAGCTGCTGAAGGAGGAGAGAGACGAGGCGAAACGCTACGCTGAGCGGGATGAACGAATTGCCGGCGCTGAAAGGATGATTTTGATTTTTTCGGGGATTGTGGGGTTCATGGTCATCATGGCTGTCATGCTTTCGTTTTTGAAGAAGAGACGCCGCGCCATGCTTTCGTTTGAAGAACTCGAGTCCTTTGATCCCGTGCTTGTCGCATTTCTTTACAAAAAAGGCCGTTTCACAGACCGCGATCTCCTGGCCGGCCTGCTTTCGCTTTATCAGCGGGGATTGGTCACTATGCAGAAGGTGCAGGCTGAAGAGAGGTTTCTCGACGATCCTAAGGCGCCTGATGACACATATGAATTTGAATTCTCCGGAAGCAAGGCAGATTTGCCAAAGCCTGATCAGCTCTTAATCGAAAAACTTTTTGAGCAGACGGGCAGCGATACCTATATGTTCAGGCTGGATTCCCTCAGCGGGCCGACTGAGGAGGAATGCAAGCACAAGGAGCAGCTGGGAAAATATGAACGAAAGAGGATCATTCTTCAAAACGTGGTTCAAAAATGGACGGAAAGCGTCAGACAAGCGCCTGAATTCAGGGAACTGTTTCAAGAAAACCGCTGGCTGAGAATGCTGTCGCTTTCACTGCTTTCAGTCCATACCGGGCTCCTGCTCTTTATTCTGTATGCAGATGTGGTACATCAGGCCGGATTCATGGCGGCTTGCGTCATATTTGGTTTTGCACTGTCGGCAGGCATTGTTCTTGCGAAGTCAAAGCTGTATACGATTCTGTTTTTGGCCGGATTGTTTTTGGCGTCTGTTTTTACCGACAGCGTTCATACCATTTTGTATTACGGCATATGCGTCGGGCTGTCTATTTTATTAATTGCCTTCATTCCGGCCGTGAAAGAAAGCAGGTATGCCTCCATCTGCCGAAGATCGATTCTTTCCTGGAGGAACCATCTGAGAAAAGAAGATTTGTTCTCAGGGAGAAGCCTGTCACAAAACGAAAAAACGATGATCTTTGCAATTGTGCTTGAAGTGGAGGATGAATCTGCCGTGTGGCTCAATCAATCAGCAAACAGGCTTGATTACGCTTCCCCTGTACTGGGTATGGCTGCAGCCGGCTGTTTGCATTATCCGTTTTACAGCTGGCAGCTGCCGGATTCGCAGCAGCACGCCGGTGCATATGATGCAGGCGGTTCCGGAGCGGGCGGAGGCGACGGGGCAGGAGCTTTTTAA
- a CDS encoding TerD family protein produces the protein MAIQLSKGQRIDLTKTNPGLTKALIGLGWDTNKYTGGADFDLDASAFLVDQNDRCINDHDFVFYNNLEHPSGAVIHTGDNRTGEGEGDDEQIIVDFSKIPAHVEKIGITVTIHEAESRSQNFGQVSNAFVRLVDESTNEELLRFDLGEDFSIETAVVVCELYRHGGDWKFNAIGSGFSGGLASLCRNYGLQV, from the coding sequence ATGGCGATTCAATTATCTAAAGGACAAAGGATCGATTTAACGAAAACGAACCCCGGTTTGACGAAAGCGCTGATCGGTTTAGGCTGGGATACAAACAAATATACCGGCGGCGCCGATTTTGACTTGGACGCGTCGGCTTTTCTTGTCGATCAGAACGATCGATGCATCAATGATCACGACTTCGTTTTTTACAACAACCTCGAGCATCCAAGCGGCGCCGTGATTCATACGGGCGACAACCGGACAGGAGAAGGTGAAGGCGATGACGAGCAAATCATCGTCGATTTCTCAAAAATCCCCGCTCATGTTGAAAAGATCGGCATCACGGTGACGATTCACGAGGCGGAAAGCCGCAGCCAGAACTTTGGACAAGTCTCAAATGCGTTTGTCCGGCTCGTAGATGAATCAACAAATGAAGAGCTGCTTCGCTTTGACTTGGGAGAGGATTTTTCAATTGAGACAGCGGTTGTTGTTTGCGAATTGTACCGTCACGGAGGAGATTGGAAATTCAATGCCATCGGCAGCGGGTTTTCCGGCGGATTGGCATCGCTTTGCCGCAACTACGGCCTGCAAGTCTAG
- a CDS encoding helix-turn-helix domain-containing protein: MMKIVDLTSSEILSSQQACEEWGIDSSTLRKRAHDFPAGTIRKFGTTYAVTRAGMCAVFGRKSDTDSEERGDG, from the coding sequence ATGATGAAAATAGTCGATCTCACGAGCAGCGAGATTCTCAGTTCCCAGCAGGCATGTGAAGAGTGGGGGATTGATTCGTCTACGCTCCGAAAGAGAGCGCATGATTTTCCTGCGGGAACAATCAGAAAGTTCGGGACAACCTATGCCGTGACAAGAGCGGGCATGTGTGCCGTATTTGGACGTAAGAGCGACACTGACTCAGAAGAAAGGGGAGACGGCTGA